A single window of Prosthecobacter debontii DNA harbors:
- the cdd gene encoding cytidine deaminase: MPDLLPQAHAAAEKAYAPYSKYHVGCALETVNGGIYLGCNVENASYGLTVCAERNTIFQAVAAEGAGMKIAQLSVVCLGHEFPPCGACRQVIAEFSLPDGQTPVTYLHNGQPVTKTMAELLPEAFGL; this comes from the coding sequence ATGCCAGACCTCTTGCCCCAAGCTCACGCGGCTGCTGAGAAAGCATATGCTCCCTATTCTAAATACCACGTGGGGTGTGCGTTGGAGACGGTGAACGGAGGGATTTACCTGGGATGCAATGTGGAAAACGCCAGCTACGGCCTGACGGTGTGTGCGGAGAGAAATACCATCTTTCAAGCCGTCGCGGCAGAAGGCGCGGGGATGAAGATCGCTCAATTAAGTGTGGTGTGCCTAGGCCATGAGTTTCCCCCCTGTGGTGCCTGCCGACAGGTGATTGCCGAGTTTTCCCTTCCTGACGGGCAGACGCCGGTCACTTATTTACACAATGGCCAACCTGTGACGAAGACGATGGCGGAGTTGTTGCCCGAGGCGTTCGGTTTGTGA
- a CDS encoding 3-keto-disaccharide hydrolase has protein sequence MKKTILFSLLATFSLSVHAEDGWQHWFKDGLGDAQVVSGQATYEVKDGILTGTTVEGSGNTFLAKGPFKDFELQFEVKVDDELNSGVQVRSHLAKEGDPAPEGSKNGKPLPDGRLFGPQCEIAINGTAGDFYDEARRGTWWSILTQTEAVRTDEAKAAFKKGEWNHYRIVVQGDHYQSFVNGVKTADFTQPNDPEGYIGFQVHGIKKGTGPYKVQWKEVKFKTL, from the coding sequence ATGAAAAAGACAATCCTTTTTTCCCTCCTGGCCACTTTCTCCCTCTCCGTGCACGCCGAAGATGGCTGGCAGCATTGGTTCAAAGACGGCTTGGGTGATGCCCAGGTGGTGAGTGGTCAGGCGACTTATGAAGTGAAAGACGGCATTCTCACCGGCACCACGGTGGAAGGCAGTGGCAATACGTTCCTGGCGAAAGGCCCCTTCAAAGATTTCGAACTGCAATTTGAAGTGAAGGTGGATGATGAACTGAACTCCGGTGTCCAGGTGCGCAGCCACTTGGCGAAAGAAGGGGATCCTGCTCCCGAAGGAAGTAAGAACGGCAAGCCTCTTCCTGATGGCCGCCTCTTTGGTCCTCAGTGCGAGATCGCCATCAACGGCACGGCTGGTGACTTCTACGATGAGGCTCGCCGCGGCACCTGGTGGAGCATCCTGACTCAGACGGAAGCTGTCCGCACGGACGAAGCCAAGGCCGCCTTTAAAAAAGGAGAGTGGAATCACTACCGCATCGTGGTGCAGGGTGACCACTACCAGAGTTTTGTGAACGGTGTGAAAACGGCTGACTTCACTCAACCCAATGACCCTGAAGGCTACATCGGCTTCCAGGTGCACGGCATCAAGAAAGGCACCGGCCCCTACAAGGTGCAGTGGAAAGAAGTGAAATTTAAGACGCTGTAA
- a CDS encoding DoxX family protein, whose translation MIEQIGGNPAANQIPIGNLFKSISILRIGAGVLLLSRHGWVAAHEAYEFLWEEKTWNWVKAFSDAGLPMPTLLAPAVAITIAAVAVSWCLGFLTRLFSVIMMPVLIGVIIKGTSAETEIAWLYLLIAFTLLLFGSGAVSIDKLFRLGENWGHSKPKKRW comes from the coding sequence ATGATCGAGCAAATCGGCGGCAACCCAGCCGCAAATCAAATCCCCATTGGCAATCTCTTCAAGAGCATCTCGATCCTTCGCATCGGCGCCGGAGTTCTGCTGCTCAGCCGCCACGGCTGGGTAGCCGCGCATGAAGCCTATGAGTTTCTCTGGGAGGAAAAGACCTGGAATTGGGTCAAAGCCTTCTCAGATGCAGGCCTGCCCATGCCCACGCTCCTAGCCCCTGCCGTGGCGATTACCATTGCGGCCGTCGCTGTGAGCTGGTGCCTAGGCTTCCTTACCCGCCTCTTTTCCGTCATCATGATGCCTGTGTTGATCGGCGTCATCATCAAAGGCACCTCAGCCGAGACAGAGATCGCCTGGCTTTATCTGCTCATTGCCTTCACGCTGCTCCTCTTCGGCTCAGGTGCCGTCTCCATCGACAAACTCTTCCGCCTGGGAGAGAACTGGGGACACTCTAAACCCAAGAAACGCTGGTAA
- the ruvC gene encoding crossover junction endodeoxyribonuclease RuvC, producing MPPSPSTAPITERVLAIDPALRNTGWAVLEQTGRDIKPLAYGVISNAPKLLHSGCLVAIREQLQDAIRQYAPTVCAIETTIYVQSYKTAIVLGTARAACLIAAAEHGIPIYEYAPKEVKQAAVGRGAAQKDQVAFMIRSMLRLRETPPADAADALAVGIAHFQNANAGAALAREARRV from the coding sequence ATGCCGCCCTCCCCCTCCACCGCTCCAATCACCGAGCGAGTGCTCGCCATCGACCCCGCCCTGCGCAACACAGGCTGGGCGGTGCTGGAACAAACAGGACGCGACATCAAGCCACTCGCCTACGGGGTGATCTCGAATGCTCCCAAGCTGCTCCACTCTGGCTGCCTGGTGGCCATCCGAGAGCAACTCCAGGACGCCATTCGCCAGTATGCTCCGACGGTGTGTGCGATCGAGACCACCATTTATGTGCAGAGTTACAAGACCGCCATCGTGCTCGGCACCGCTCGCGCGGCCTGCCTCATCGCAGCCGCTGAGCACGGCATACCCATTTATGAGTATGCCCCGAAGGAGGTGAAACAGGCGGCCGTCGGCCGTGGGGCCGCGCAGAAAGATCAGGTGGCCTTCATGATCCGCAGCATGCTCCGGCTGCGTGAGACACCACCCGCCGATGCAGCGGATGCCTTAGCTGTAGGCATCGCCCACTTTCAGAACGCCAACGCAGGGGCCGCGCTCGCCCGCGAAGCCCGCCGGGTATAA
- the argC gene encoding N-acetyl-gamma-glutamyl-phosphate reductase, whose protein sequence is MSQKVKVAVLGASGYSGIELLRLLLRHPHAELVAVTSRTLAGKTLSAEFPRFRKVGIADRLTFSNPDAAALKEAGAEIAFLALPHGVSVEYAKPLLELGIKVIDLSADFRLRSAEVYKEFYAHEHPAPELLSEAVYALPEIRADEIQKARLIACPGCYPTSILLPLIPLLKAGLLSADPLAVSSMSGASGAGRNANVSLLFCEVQNSLRSYSVPQHRHLSEIGQELAIAAGREVKLSFVPHLVPVYAGICTTTFASLAPGVTLEQVEAALQQAYADQPFVRLLGRNQSPDTKHVMGTNFIDIGWALDQRAGRLILMSAEDNIGKGASSQAIQNFNLVCGFDPAAGLQSV, encoded by the coding sequence ATGTCTCAGAAAGTTAAAGTCGCTGTCCTTGGAGCAAGTGGTTATTCCGGAATAGAACTGCTCCGGTTGTTACTGCGCCATCCTCATGCCGAACTCGTGGCCGTGACCTCGCGCACACTCGCTGGCAAAACCTTATCTGCGGAGTTTCCACGGTTTCGTAAAGTAGGCATCGCCGATCGCCTGACCTTTAGCAATCCTGATGCGGCCGCGCTGAAAGAAGCCGGCGCTGAAATCGCCTTTCTCGCCCTGCCCCATGGTGTGTCCGTGGAATACGCCAAGCCTCTGCTGGAGCTCGGCATCAAAGTCATCGACCTGAGTGCGGACTTCCGTCTGCGCAGTGCCGAGGTTTACAAGGAATTTTATGCGCATGAGCATCCCGCACCGGAATTGCTGAGCGAGGCCGTCTATGCCCTGCCAGAAATCCGGGCGGATGAAATCCAGAAAGCACGTCTCATCGCCTGCCCTGGCTGTTATCCCACCAGCATTTTACTGCCTCTCATTCCTCTTCTGAAGGCTGGCCTGTTGAGCGCAGACCCACTCGCTGTGTCCAGCATGAGCGGTGCTAGTGGTGCTGGCCGGAATGCCAACGTGTCCCTGCTTTTCTGCGAAGTGCAAAATAGCCTGCGCAGCTACAGCGTGCCTCAGCATCGTCACCTGAGCGAAATCGGGCAGGAGCTAGCCATCGCCGCAGGTCGTGAAGTGAAGCTGTCGTTTGTGCCCCATCTGGTGCCCGTGTATGCAGGCATCTGCACCACCACCTTTGCCTCCCTGGCCCCTGGCGTGACGCTGGAGCAGGTGGAGGCTGCTTTACAGCAAGCTTATGCCGACCAGCCCTTCGTGCGTCTGCTCGGCCGCAATCAATCCCCGGACACCAAGCATGTCATGGGCACGAATTTCATCGATATCGGTTGGGCGTTGGATCAGCGTGCAGGCCGTCTCATCCTCATGAGTGCTGAAGATAACATCGGCAAAGGCGCCTCAAGCCAGGCGATCCAGAATTTCAACCTTGTCTGCGGCTTTGATCCTGCTGCCGGGCTCCAGAGCGTATGA
- the argJ gene encoding bifunctional glutamate N-acetyltransferase/amino-acid acetyltransferase ArgJ: MIADLDPSREPRVSFKVIEGGVTAAHGYRAGAISCGIKNPDVKRLDLMLIVSDTPTVTDAVFTTNKVRAACVRVSQQHIRDGDIRAIIANSGNANACTGPQGIQDAKAMCKATAEALGIRMRQVQVCSTGIIGMTMPIQRITPRVGELAAALSETGSEDASRAIMTSDTKPKSYAIEVPCGEGSFRIGGIAKGAGMICPNMATMLCFITTDAKIAQDELKRAVRCAVDQSFNCITIDGDTSTNDTVIVMSNGQADAPEIKKGSEEAQTFRRALHKVMLELAKMIVSDGERVTKFVEIRVRNARTQADAKKAAEAVAKSMLVKCSWHGSDPNWGRVIHAVGYSGARLREELIDIYFGGLIACKGGLTTNTPMTELEKVVKEPRFSVTIDLNQGSANHTVYTSDLSEEYVDFNASEYSAAVHARRQKGLA, from the coding sequence ATGATTGCTGACCTTGATCCATCTCGCGAACCCCGCGTTTCCTTTAAAGTCATCGAAGGCGGCGTCACCGCAGCCCACGGTTATCGTGCCGGGGCCATCTCCTGCGGCATCAAAAACCCTGACGTGAAACGTCTGGATTTGATGCTGATCGTCTCTGACACCCCCACCGTCACCGACGCTGTTTTCACCACGAATAAAGTGCGTGCCGCCTGCGTGCGTGTCTCCCAGCAGCACATCCGCGATGGCGACATCCGCGCCATCATCGCCAACAGTGGTAACGCCAACGCCTGCACCGGCCCGCAGGGCATCCAGGATGCCAAAGCCATGTGCAAAGCCACTGCGGAGGCCCTGGGCATCCGCATGCGTCAGGTGCAGGTCTGCTCCACCGGCATCATCGGCATGACCATGCCCATTCAGCGCATCACCCCACGCGTGGGTGAACTGGCAGCCGCCCTTTCCGAAACCGGCTCAGAAGACGCCTCCCGCGCCATCATGACCAGCGATACGAAGCCAAAGAGCTACGCCATCGAAGTCCCTTGCGGTGAAGGCAGCTTCCGCATCGGTGGCATCGCCAAAGGTGCCGGCATGATCTGCCCGAACATGGCCACCATGCTATGCTTCATCACCACCGACGCGAAGATCGCTCAGGATGAACTGAAGCGCGCCGTGCGCTGCGCCGTGGATCAATCGTTCAACTGCATCACCATCGATGGTGATACGAGCACGAATGACACCGTCATCGTGATGAGCAATGGCCAGGCGGATGCGCCTGAGATCAAGAAAGGCAGCGAAGAAGCGCAGACCTTCCGTCGCGCCCTGCACAAGGTCATGCTCGAGCTGGCCAAAATGATCGTCAGCGATGGCGAGCGCGTCACCAAGTTCGTCGAAATCCGCGTGCGCAATGCCCGCACTCAAGCTGATGCCAAAAAGGCCGCTGAAGCCGTGGCCAAGTCCATGCTGGTGAAATGCTCCTGGCACGGTAGTGACCCCAACTGGGGTCGTGTGATCCATGCGGTCGGCTACTCTGGAGCCCGCTTGCGGGAGGAACTCATCGACATTTACTTCGGCGGATTGATTGCCTGCAAAGGCGGACTGACCACCAATACCCCCATGACTGAGCTAGAGAAGGTGGTGAAAGAGCCCCGCTTCTCCGTCACCATCGACCTCAATCAAGGCAGCGCCAATCACACGGTCTACACCAGTGACCTGTCTGAGGAGTATGTGGACTTCAACGCCAGCGAATACTCCGCCGCCGTGCACGCCCGCCGTCAGAAGGGACTGGCGTGA
- a CDS encoding type IV pilus twitching motility protein PilT, whose product MRQYDLIEYLAMAMQAGASDLHLSPGAPPTMRLHGRMTPVTDEIFDALDVRELMLGSLKDTQRAKLEEEWELDFAIEVENLGRFRGNACFAMGKIEGNFRYIPDSIPELPHLGHGPNVQGMCQFKDGLILVTGVSNSGKTTTLCSMTQTIARERSCNIVTIEDPIEFVFKHGQSLIRQRQVGFDTHEFARAMKSALRQDVNVITVSELRDLETIRTALTAAETGHLVISTLHTMDVPSTITRILDSFPKEQQDYVASQLSHCLRGIISQHLIRRPDGEGRVMATEVMLMNSAISSCIRDQRLQQLASLIQIGGRDGMHTIDDSLLHLLSYDFITMEDCRAHARDIEFIKVGYEKIKRDREIAARRK is encoded by the coding sequence ATGCGTCAATACGATCTCATTGAATACCTTGCCATGGCCATGCAGGCCGGTGCATCCGATCTCCATCTTTCTCCAGGGGCTCCTCCGACCATGCGTCTGCACGGGCGAATGACTCCTGTGACGGATGAAATCTTCGATGCCTTGGATGTTCGTGAACTGATGCTGGGCAGTTTGAAGGATACCCAGCGTGCGAAGTTGGAAGAAGAGTGGGAGCTGGACTTCGCCATCGAGGTGGAAAATCTCGGGCGCTTTCGTGGCAATGCCTGTTTTGCCATGGGCAAGATCGAAGGGAACTTCCGTTACATCCCCGATAGCATCCCAGAACTGCCCCATCTAGGCCATGGCCCGAATGTGCAGGGCATGTGCCAATTCAAGGACGGCTTGATCCTCGTCACTGGCGTCAGCAACAGTGGTAAAACCACCACCTTGTGCAGCATGACTCAGACCATCGCACGTGAGCGCTCCTGCAATATCGTGACGATTGAAGATCCGATCGAGTTTGTATTTAAGCATGGTCAGAGCCTCATCCGCCAGCGGCAGGTGGGGTTTGATACTCATGAGTTCGCCCGTGCGATGAAGAGCGCTCTGCGTCAGGATGTGAACGTGATCACCGTGAGTGAGTTGCGAGATCTGGAGACGATCCGCACGGCATTGACCGCCGCAGAGACCGGCCACCTCGTCATCAGCACCCTGCATACCATGGATGTGCCGAGCACGATTACGCGTATCCTCGATAGTTTCCCCAAGGAGCAACAGGACTACGTGGCTTCTCAGCTCAGCCACTGCCTTCGGGGAATCATCAGCCAGCACCTGATCCGCCGCCCAGATGGTGAAGGACGCGTGATGGCGACAGAGGTAATGCTGATGAACTCTGCCATCTCCAGTTGCATTCGAGATCAACGTCTGCAGCAGCTTGCCAGCTTGATCCAAATCGGCGGGCGGGATGGCATGCACACCATTGATGATAGCCTCCTGCACCTGCTGAGTTATGATTTCATCACGATGGAAGACTGCCGCGCTCATGCCCGCGACATCGAATTCATCAAGGTGGGGTATGAGAAGATCAAACGTGACCGCGAAATCGCAGCACGCCGTAAGTGA
- a CDS encoding type IV pilus twitching motility protein PilT: MPLSLDDILQSADEHQASDVFLMEGEIPRMKIREQIMLVGEEPLELTQLAGLWLACGVSPDGETDRDSGLVSASRTRYRVNLHKALGRLGAVMRRIRTDLPVLSTLGVPDWLLTKWAQRTRGLILITGPTGMGKSTTMAGLLQWMNENMARHIVTIEDPVEFIYTNKVSMFTQRDVGRDTLSYARGVRGAMRQAPDVIMVGEIRDLETALITLQASETGHLVLASVHSDSVVDAIDRIAHLFPPDQAGLGLHLLSQQLIGALCQKLIPRMDGGVHLLVEHLENGGAVRPWIARHETDHIRNYMQRGNDPNCITFLTNIVLAYEAGLITEAEAILASGNETEFKRAARGIT; encoded by the coding sequence ATGCCGCTCTCCTTAGACGATATTCTCCAATCCGCAGATGAACATCAGGCCAGTGACGTGTTTTTGATGGAAGGGGAGATTCCCCGCATGAAGATCCGAGAGCAGATCATGCTGGTCGGTGAGGAGCCTCTGGAGTTGACGCAATTGGCGGGGCTCTGGCTGGCTTGTGGTGTGAGTCCAGATGGCGAAACGGATCGCGATTCGGGCCTCGTTTCCGCCAGTCGCACACGTTATCGCGTGAATTTGCATAAGGCTCTGGGCAGGCTGGGAGCGGTGATGCGTCGTATCCGCACCGACCTGCCCGTGTTATCCACTTTGGGGGTGCCTGATTGGCTGCTGACGAAATGGGCTCAACGCACGCGAGGTCTGATCCTGATCACGGGACCAACAGGCATGGGCAAGAGCACGACGATGGCAGGTCTGCTCCAGTGGATGAATGAGAACATGGCGCGTCACATCGTGACCATCGAAGATCCGGTGGAGTTCATCTACACGAATAAAGTCTCCATGTTCACCCAGCGGGATGTGGGGCGAGATACCCTCAGCTATGCCCGTGGCGTTCGTGGAGCGATGCGGCAGGCACCGGATGTGATCATGGTGGGGGAAATTCGCGATCTGGAGACCGCGTTGATCACACTCCAGGCCAGTGAAACCGGGCATCTTGTGTTGGCCTCGGTGCACAGTGACAGCGTCGTGGATGCGATCGATCGTATCGCGCATCTTTTCCCGCCAGATCAGGCGGGGCTGGGTTTGCATCTGTTGTCTCAGCAGCTCATTGGTGCGCTCTGTCAGAAACTTATTCCCCGTATGGATGGGGGTGTGCATCTCCTGGTGGAGCATTTGGAAAACGGAGGGGCGGTGCGTCCCTGGATCGCCCGACATGAGACGGATCACATCCGCAATTACATGCAGCGCGGTAATGATCCGAACTGTATCACCTTCCTGACAAACATTGTGCTCGCTTATGAAGCGGGACTGATCACCGAGGCTGAAGCCATCCTGGCTAGCGGCAACGAAACGGAGTTCAAACGCGCCGCACGCGGCATCACCTAG
- a CDS encoding TetR/AcrR family transcriptional regulator translates to MSQKPKHTRNPAETRQKLLGATLHLMLRQGYAATTVDQICAEAALTKGSFFHYFESKEAIAKAAVDAFAQMGTDMYSPAWQDASQDPLEQLHHLLDIMITFNQRPDQPCVCMVGMMSQELAAVNDDMRTACQGHLQDWADRVTLMLTAAKKIHRVKVDFDPDQVAWFLNSLWQGSMLIGKTRSSPEMIIANIELARGYVMSLFENPPRSAMAKTLAKKKSKPVSSLS, encoded by the coding sequence ATGTCACAAAAACCCAAACACACCCGTAATCCCGCTGAAACTCGGCAAAAGCTGCTTGGGGCGACCTTGCACCTGATGCTCCGCCAGGGATATGCCGCCACGACCGTGGATCAAATTTGCGCTGAGGCCGCGCTTACCAAAGGCAGCTTTTTTCACTACTTTGAAAGCAAAGAGGCCATCGCCAAAGCCGCTGTCGATGCCTTCGCGCAGATGGGGACGGATATGTATTCCCCCGCCTGGCAGGACGCGAGCCAGGATCCTCTGGAGCAACTTCACCACCTGCTGGACATCATGATCACGTTCAACCAGCGGCCGGATCAACCCTGCGTCTGCATGGTCGGCATGATGTCCCAGGAGCTCGCCGCGGTGAATGACGACATGCGCACGGCTTGCCAGGGGCATCTGCAAGATTGGGCGGACCGGGTGACTCTGATGCTGACGGCGGCCAAGAAGATCCATCGGGTGAAGGTGGATTTCGATCCCGATCAGGTCGCTTGGTTTCTCAATAGCCTCTGGCAGGGCTCCATGCTTATCGGGAAGACCCGCAGCTCTCCCGAGATGATCATCGCCAACATCGAACTCGCTCGCGGCTACGTCATGAGCCTCTTCGAAAACCCGCCACGTTCAGCGATGGCGAAGACCCTCGCGAAAAAAAAATCAAAACCTGTGTCCTCGCTGTCCTGA
- a CDS encoding YciI family protein codes for MNTPPPVPHPGHLLLFRTTGWQQNLSPDEMQQIMTKTMAWFERLSEQGKFKAGQPLFEEGKIISGKKGSQVADGPFAESKETIAGYLWLAVDTLDEAVRIAQEWPMLECGCTLEVRPVAPECPSFKRIREEQNQNALAA; via the coding sequence ATGAACACCCCACCTCCAGTTCCACATCCAGGTCATCTCCTCCTCTTCCGCACCACCGGATGGCAGCAGAATCTCTCTCCCGATGAAATGCAGCAGATCATGACCAAAACCATGGCGTGGTTTGAGCGCTTGAGTGAGCAAGGTAAGTTCAAAGCCGGGCAGCCTCTCTTTGAAGAAGGTAAGATCATCTCCGGGAAAAAGGGCAGCCAGGTGGCTGATGGGCCATTTGCCGAGTCGAAGGAAACCATCGCCGGGTATCTCTGGCTGGCAGTGGATACGCTGGATGAAGCCGTCCGCATCGCTCAAGAGTGGCCGATGCTGGAGTGCGGCTGCACCCTGGAAGTGCGCCCTGTGGCCCCCGAGTGCCCGAGCTTCAAACGCATCCGGGAAGAGCAGAATCAAAACGCCCTCGCCGCCTAA
- a CDS encoding RNA polymerase sigma factor, with product MRKPPPASPTDGSQVHHLTEHLFRHEAGRLVSILTGIFGIHRLQLAEDVVQEALARALQTWPFYGIPANPAAWLMQTARHLALDIIRRESSFIEKQPRIIEFIEQRMAEDTSTSEPRFDEEIKDDRLRLMFACCHPVLPQEAQTALALKVLCGFSPLEIAHAFLTSEAAVAKRLTRARQRLQEENVVFEIPSGVELPSRLDAVLQIIYLLFNEGYKASSGDCLIREELCTEAIRLATLLAEHPAGNQPRTHALLALMLLNGARLAARLDEAGQILRLNEQDRRRWDAEMIQRGVLHLGHSARGDQASEYHLQAAIAACHSLAPDAASTDWPRILRLYDHLLQLNNSPVIALNRAVALARVNGPEQGIAAVESILDRQPLDSYHLFHAVLGELEAQRQEFQSAVTHLRQALQLAQMASERMLLSQRIRDMEEQLT from the coding sequence ATGAGAAAACCACCGCCAGCCTCACCCACGGACGGCTCTCAGGTGCATCACCTGACCGAGCACCTCTTCCGCCATGAAGCGGGGCGGTTGGTTTCCATCCTCACCGGCATCTTTGGCATCCATCGTCTCCAACTGGCGGAGGATGTCGTGCAGGAGGCCTTGGCACGTGCCTTACAGACTTGGCCGTTTTATGGCATCCCTGCCAATCCCGCCGCCTGGCTGATGCAGACCGCTCGCCATCTCGCCTTGGACATCATCCGCAGGGAGAGCAGCTTCATCGAGAAACAACCGCGCATCATCGAGTTCATCGAACAACGGATGGCGGAAGACACTTCAACGAGTGAGCCGCGCTTCGATGAAGAGATCAAGGATGATCGACTGAGGCTGATGTTCGCCTGCTGCCACCCGGTGCTTCCCCAAGAAGCCCAGACGGCTCTAGCTCTCAAAGTTCTTTGCGGTTTCAGCCCTCTGGAGATCGCTCATGCCTTCCTGACCAGCGAGGCGGCGGTGGCCAAACGACTCACCCGAGCTCGTCAGCGGCTACAGGAGGAGAATGTGGTCTTCGAGATTCCTTCAGGGGTCGAACTCCCCTCCAGGCTCGATGCGGTGCTCCAGATCATTTACCTGCTTTTTAACGAAGGCTACAAGGCCTCCAGTGGTGATTGCCTGATCCGCGAGGAACTCTGCACGGAGGCCATCCGCCTAGCTACCCTGCTGGCCGAACATCCCGCCGGAAATCAACCCCGCACCCATGCCCTGCTCGCCCTGATGCTGCTCAATGGTGCACGTCTGGCCGCCAGACTGGATGAGGCGGGTCAAATTTTACGCCTGAATGAACAGGACCGCCGACGCTGGGACGCCGAAATGATCCAGCGGGGTGTTTTACATCTCGGCCACTCCGCGCGTGGAGATCAGGCCAGCGAATATCACCTCCAGGCGGCCATTGCCGCGTGCCATTCGTTGGCTCCCGATGCCGCTTCCACCGACTGGCCACGCATCCTGCGGCTCTATGATCATCTGCTTCAGCTCAATAACTCTCCGGTCATCGCTTTAAACCGAGCCGTGGCCCTGGCCCGGGTCAACGGTCCCGAACAAGGCATCGCCGCAGTCGAGTCCATTCTCGATCGCCAACCGCTCGACTCGTATCATCTCTTCCACGCCGTGCTGGGTGAGCTGGAGGCACAGAGGCAGGAGTTTCAATCCGCCGTCACTCATTTACGCCAAGCGCTGCAACTCGCGCAGATGGCGTCCGAGCGAATGCTCTTGAGCCAGCGCATTCGCGACATGGAAGAGCAGCTCACTTGA
- a CDS encoding SRPBCC family protein has protein sequence MFKKILIVLALAIIALVVVIQRQPDEFTVTRSTVMDASPQAVYEQVNDLHQWQDWSPWAKLDPQATATFTGPATGEGSSFAWSGNNEVGEGKQTIVESRPGELVRFKLEFIRPFAGTNDVDFTFKPEGTGTRVTWTMSGKANFISKTMGLVMDCDKMCGDFFVQGLANLKAIVETAPKA, from the coding sequence ATGTTCAAGAAAATCCTCATCGTTCTGGCTCTCGCCATCATCGCTCTCGTCGTCGTCATCCAGCGCCAGCCGGATGAATTCACCGTGACCCGCTCGACCGTCATGGACGCCTCTCCCCAAGCTGTTTATGAACAGGTCAATGATCTCCATCAATGGCAGGACTGGTCTCCCTGGGCCAAGCTCGATCCGCAAGCGACCGCCACCTTCACAGGCCCTGCCACGGGTGAAGGCTCCTCCTTCGCCTGGTCAGGCAACAACGAGGTCGGCGAAGGCAAACAAACGATTGTGGAAAGTCGGCCCGGTGAACTCGTGCGGTTCAAACTGGAGTTCATCCGCCCTTTTGCAGGAACCAATGACGTGGACTTCACCTTCAAGCCCGAAGGCACCGGCACGCGTGTGACCTGGACCATGTCCGGCAAGGCCAACTTCATCAGCAAGACCATGGGCCTTGTCATGGATTGCGACAAGATGTGCGGCGACTTCTTTGTGCAGGGTTTAGCCAATCTCAAAGCCATCGT